One window of Kosakonia cowanii JCM 10956 = DSM 18146 genomic DNA carries:
- a CDS encoding NAD(P)/FAD-dependent oxidoreductase → MESFDAIIVGAGAAGMFCAALAGQAGQRVLLLDNGKKPGRKILMSGGGRCNFTNLYVEPAAYLSQNPHFCKSALARYTQWDFIDLVGKHGIAWHEKTLGQLFCDDSAQQIVDLLVAECEKGNVTQRLRTEILSVERDDNGYTLQLNGGTVQAAKLVIASGGLSMPGLGASPFGYQIAEQFGLKVLPTRAGLVPFTLHKPLLKQVQTLSGVSVPSVITAENGTVFRENLLFTHRGLSGPAVLQISSYWLPGEFVTINLVPECDLAEFLNQQRDAHPNQSLKNTLGMQLPKRLVECLQQLGQIPDVTLKQLNSRDQEKLVEALTAWRVQPNGTEGYRTAEVTLGGVDTHELSSRTMEARNVPGLYFIGEVMDVTGWLGGYNFQWAWSSAWACAQALAEQEA, encoded by the coding sequence GTGGAAAGCTTTGATGCCATTATAGTCGGTGCTGGCGCGGCGGGGATGTTTTGTGCGGCGCTGGCGGGGCAAGCGGGCCAGCGCGTGCTGCTGCTGGATAACGGCAAAAAGCCGGGGCGTAAGATCCTGATGTCCGGCGGCGGGCGCTGCAACTTCACCAATCTTTATGTCGAACCGGCGGCTTACTTAAGCCAGAACCCCCATTTTTGTAAATCTGCCCTCGCGCGCTACACCCAGTGGGATTTTATCGATCTGGTGGGTAAACACGGCATCGCCTGGCATGAGAAGACGCTCGGCCAGCTATTTTGCGACGACTCCGCGCAGCAGATTGTCGATCTGCTGGTGGCAGAGTGCGAGAAGGGCAATGTCACCCAGCGCCTGCGCACGGAAATCCTCTCCGTCGAGCGTGATGATAACGGCTACACCTTACAGCTGAACGGCGGCACGGTGCAGGCGGCTAAACTGGTGATCGCCTCCGGCGGGCTGTCGATGCCGGGGCTGGGCGCTTCGCCTTTCGGCTACCAAATCGCCGAGCAGTTTGGCCTGAAGGTGCTGCCGACCCGCGCCGGCCTGGTGCCCTTTACCCTGCACAAACCTTTGCTTAAGCAGGTGCAGACCCTCTCTGGCGTCTCTGTGCCCTCTGTTATCACCGCTGAAAACGGCACGGTATTTCGCGAAAACCTGCTCTTTACCCATCGCGGTCTGTCGGGGCCTGCGGTGCTGCAAATCTCCAGCTACTGGCTGCCGGGCGAGTTCGTCACTATTAACTTAGTGCCGGAGTGCGATCTGGCAGAATTCCTGAATCAGCAGCGCGATGCGCATCCCAATCAGAGCCTGAAAAACACCCTCGGCATGCAGTTGCCAAAACGGCTGGTGGAGTGTTTGCAGCAGCTCGGGCAGATCCCCGATGTGACGCTGAAGCAGCTCAATAGCCGTGACCAGGAGAAGCTGGTCGAGGCCCTGACCGCGTGGCGAGTCCAGCCCAACGGCACCGAAGGTTACCGCACCGCAGAGGTAACGCTCGGCGGCGTGGATACCCATGAACTCTCGTCGCGCACGATGGAAGCGCGAAACGTGCCGGGGCTCTATTTTATTGGCGAAGTGATGGATGTGACCGGCTGGCTGGGGGGCTACAACTTCCAGTGGGCATGGTCCAGCGCGTGGGCCTGCGCACAGGCACTGGCGGAGCAAGAGGCATAA
- the uspA gene encoding universal stress protein UspA, whose translation MAYKHILIAVDLSPESKLLVDKAVSMARPYNAKISLIHVDVNYSDLYTGLIDVNLGDMQKRISDETHHALTELSTNAGYPITETLSGSGDLGQVLVDAIKKYDMDLVVCGHHQDFWSKLMSSARQLINTVHVDMLIVPLRDEEDE comes from the coding sequence ATGGCTTACAAACACATCCTTATCGCCGTCGATCTCTCCCCTGAAAGCAAGCTGCTGGTTGATAAAGCCGTCTCTATGGCGCGCCCTTACAACGCAAAGATTTCACTGATTCATGTCGATGTGAACTACTCCGATCTCTACACCGGCCTTATCGACGTTAACCTCGGCGATATGCAAAAGCGCATCTCCGACGAAACGCACCATGCGCTGACGGAGCTCTCCACCAACGCCGGCTATCCGATTACCGAAACCCTGAGCGGCAGCGGCGATCTGGGCCAGGTGCTGGTCGATGCGATCAAAAAATATGATATGGATTTGGTGGTGTGCGGCCATCATCAGGACTTCTGGAGCAAACTGATGTCCTCTGCGCGCCAGCTGATTAACACCGTTCATGTGGATATGCTGATTGTCCCGCTGCGCGATGAAGAGGACGAATAA
- a CDS encoding DcrB-related protein produces MATAQFVVSEGILNLPEACQDRSINVLRFNESNATLVITRAWDIKAGEEEAFISQQLAKVKRSMKKVVMGEVGDSQVANQPAREVSLRFENQGVLVHEKLAITRVEDHLLVLTFSRTAPFDAPADAFWASIKSGLQLGA; encoded by the coding sequence ATGGCGACCGCACAGTTTGTTGTTTCGGAAGGCATCCTCAACCTGCCGGAAGCATGCCAGGATCGCAGCATTAACGTGCTGCGCTTTAATGAGAGCAACGCGACGCTGGTGATCACCCGTGCGTGGGACATCAAGGCAGGCGAGGAAGAGGCGTTTATCAGCCAGCAACTGGCGAAAGTGAAGCGCAGCATGAAGAAGGTAGTAATGGGCGAAGTGGGAGATAGCCAGGTGGCGAACCAGCCTGCCCGTGAAGTTTCGCTGCGCTTTGAAAACCAGGGCGTGTTGGTGCATGAGAAACTGGCCATCACCCGCGTGGAGGATCATCTTCTGGTGCTGACATTCAGCCGCACCGCGCCGTTTGACGCACCGGCTGATGCATTCTGGGCATCGATCAAATCGGGCTTACAGTTAGGGGCGTAA
- the uspB gene encoding universal stress protein UspB — translation MISTVALFWALCVVCVVNMARYYSSLRALLVVLRGCDPLLYQYVDGGGFFTAHGQPSKQMRLVWYIYAQRYRDHHDDEFIRRCERVRHLFILTSSLCGLVVLSLIGLMIWH, via the coding sequence GTGATCAGCACTGTTGCGCTGTTTTGGGCTTTGTGTGTGGTGTGTGTAGTGAACATGGCGCGTTATTACTCATCGCTGCGCGCCCTGTTGGTGGTACTTCGCGGGTGTGATCCCTTGCTGTATCAATATGTCGATGGCGGTGGGTTCTTTACCGCCCACGGTCAGCCGAGCAAGCAGATGCGGCTGGTGTGGTACATCTACGCTCAACGTTACCGCGATCACCATGACGATGAGTTTATCCGCCGCTGCGAGCGGGTGCGTCACCTGTTTATTTTGACCAGTTCGTTATGCGGGCTGGTGGTGCTGAGCCTGATTGGGCTGATGATTTGGCACTGA
- the pitA gene encoding inorganic phosphate transporter PitA: MVHLFAGLDLHTGLLLVLALVFVLFYEAINGFHDTANAVATVIYTRAMRSQLAVVMAAVFNFFGVLLGGLSVAYAIVHMLPTDLLLNVSSAHGLAMVFSMLLAAIIWNLGTWYLGLPASSSHTLIGAIIGIGLTNALMTGTSVVDALNIPKVLNIFGSLIVSPIVGLVFAGGLVFLLRRYWSSTKKRARIHMTPAEREKIDGKKKPPFWTRIALILSAIGVSFSHGANDGQKGIGLIMLVLIGVAPAGFVVNMNASGYDITRTRDAVNNVETYFQQHPALLQKATGVDPLIPTPEEVATKPGEFHCHAGRAITALDRAKAMLTGIENYDQIPLEQRGQLRRIMLCLSDITDKVAKQPEIGADDQRLLKKLKGDMLSTIEYAPIWIIMAVALALGLGTMIGWRRVATTIGEKIGKKGMTYAQGMSAQMTAAVSIGLASYTGMPVSTTHVLSSSVAGTMIVDGGGLQRKTVTNILMAWIFTLPASIILSGGLYWIALKLI; the protein is encoded by the coding sequence ATGGTACATTTGTTTGCCGGCCTGGATCTCCACACCGGGCTACTCCTCGTGCTTGCACTGGTTTTTGTTCTGTTTTACGAGGCCATTAACGGCTTCCACGACACAGCGAATGCCGTTGCAACCGTGATTTATACACGCGCTATGCGTTCTCAGCTGGCGGTTGTGATGGCGGCAGTGTTTAACTTCTTCGGCGTTTTGCTGGGTGGGTTAAGCGTTGCGTATGCCATTGTGCATATGTTGCCAACCGATCTGTTGCTGAATGTTAGCTCCGCACACGGCCTGGCGATGGTCTTTTCCATGCTGCTGGCTGCCATTATCTGGAACCTCGGCACCTGGTATCTGGGCCTGCCTGCTTCCAGTTCTCACACCCTGATTGGCGCAATTATCGGTATTGGTTTAACCAATGCACTGATGACCGGCACTTCGGTGGTCGACGCGCTGAACATCCCGAAAGTGCTGAATATCTTTGGTTCGCTGATCGTTTCACCGATCGTCGGCCTGGTATTTGCCGGTGGATTGGTGTTCCTGCTGCGTCGCTACTGGAGCAGCACCAAAAAACGTGCGCGCATCCATATGACGCCTGCGGAACGTGAGAAGATCGACGGCAAGAAAAAGCCGCCTTTCTGGACGCGTATCGCACTGATCCTCTCTGCTATCGGCGTCAGCTTCTCTCATGGGGCAAACGACGGTCAGAAAGGTATCGGCCTGATTATGCTGGTGCTGATCGGCGTCGCGCCGGCGGGCTTCGTGGTCAATATGAACGCCTCCGGTTACGACATCACCCGTACGCGGGACGCCGTCAACAACGTGGAAACCTACTTCCAGCAACATCCGGCGCTGCTGCAAAAAGCGACCGGTGTCGATCCGCTGATCCCAACGCCGGAAGAAGTAGCCACTAAACCTGGCGAGTTTCACTGCCACGCGGGCCGCGCTATCACTGCGCTGGACCGTGCGAAAGCGATGCTCACCGGCATTGAAAACTACGACCAGATCCCGCTGGAACAGCGCGGACAGCTGCGCCGGATTATGCTCTGCCTCTCCGATATCACGGATAAAGTGGCGAAGCAGCCGGAGATCGGTGCCGACGATCAGCGTCTGCTGAAGAAACTGAAAGGCGATATGCTCAGCACCATCGAGTACGCGCCAATCTGGATCATCATGGCGGTCGCGCTGGCACTGGGTCTGGGGACGATGATTGGCTGGCGTCGTGTTGCCACTACCATCGGCGAGAAGATCGGTAAGAAAGGCATGACCTACGCTCAGGGGATGTCCGCGCAGATGACCGCAGCGGTGTCGATTGGTCTGGCGAGCTATACCGGGATGCCGGTCTCAACCACCCACGTGCTCTCTTCGTCCGTAGCCGGTACGATGATTGTCGACGGCGGCGGTCTGCAGCGTAAAACCGTGACCAACATTCTGATGGCCTGGATCTTCACGCTGCCGGCGTCGATTATCCTCTCCGGCGGTCTGTACTGGATTGCGCTGAAGCTTATTTAA
- the rsmJ gene encoding 16S rRNA (guanine(1516)-N(2))-methyltransferase RsmJ, producing the protein MKICLVDETGTGDGALSDLIARFGLEPDDDNLMALVRTPTHLELRKRDEPKLGGIFVDFVAGAMAHRRKFGGGRGEAVAKAVGIKGSYLPEVVDATAGLGRDAFVLASVGCRVRMLERNPVVAALLEDGLQRGYADAEVGPWLRDRLTLIHASSLSGLADITPRPQVVYLDPMFPHKQKSALVKKEMRVFQSLVGPDLDADGLLEPARQLAIKRVVVKRPDYAPPLAGVATQSAVVTKSHRFDIYPGSGE; encoded by the coding sequence TTGAAGATCTGCTTAGTGGATGAAACAGGCACCGGAGACGGTGCCTTATCCGATCTTATCGCCCGCTTTGGGCTGGAGCCGGATGACGACAACCTGATGGCGCTGGTTCGCACGCCAACCCATCTTGAGCTGCGTAAACGCGATGAACCGAAACTCGGCGGTATCTTTGTCGATTTTGTCGCAGGCGCGATGGCGCACCGGCGCAAGTTTGGTGGTGGTCGCGGCGAAGCGGTGGCGAAAGCGGTCGGCATTAAAGGCAGCTATCTGCCGGAGGTAGTGGATGCGACTGCCGGGCTTGGGCGCGACGCCTTTGTGCTCGCTTCCGTTGGCTGCCGGGTGCGCATGCTGGAGCGCAACCCGGTGGTTGCCGCTCTGCTGGAGGATGGTCTGCAGCGCGGCTATGCAGATGCAGAAGTCGGCCCGTGGCTACGCGACCGGTTAACGCTTATTCACGCTTCAAGCCTTTCCGGGCTGGCGGATATTACCCCGCGCCCGCAGGTGGTCTATCTCGATCCGATGTTTCCGCACAAGCAGAAAAGCGCGCTGGTGAAAAAGGAGATGCGGGTCTTTCAGTCGCTGGTTGGCCCGGATCTTGATGCTGATGGCTTACTGGAGCCTGCGCGTCAGTTAGCGATTAAACGCGTGGTGGTTAAACGGCCCGACTATGCGCCGCCGCTGGCAGGCGTCGCTACGCAATCTGCGGTGGTGACCAAAAGCCACCGTTTCGATATCTACCCCGGCTCCGGGGAATAA
- a CDS encoding type VI secretion system Vgr family protein produces the protein MSNRITVQLPAEGLLFWKISGREALSEAFSFTLQLLGTDARMDRSQLLGKPVTVTLPTQGLSGSRYLNGKITRVAVSAVELSGTRYAVYQLTVESDLWPMKRDRNLRIFQGQTVPQIVKTLLGEYQVNIEDKLTGSYRTWEYCVQYQESSFDFISRLMELEGIAYHFKHEADKHTLVLTDAATQHQPFSGYEFIPYHQTPSGGSTDEEGISQWALEDSVTPGIYSLDDYDFRKPNAWLFQARQNPNSPSPGTIDVYDWPGRFVEHGHGEFYARIRQERWQVEHQQIEGTATAIGIAPGCTFQLTNAAFFNDNGEYLVTAAHYNFEENRYASGADSQTVHRIDFSVIPSSVVFRPPQHTPWPRTYGPQTARVVGPQGESIWTDKYGRIKVKFHWDRLAKGDDTSSCWVRVSSAWAGQGYGGVQIPRVGDEVVIDFINGDPDRPIVTGRVYNEASMPPWALPAAATQMGFLSRSKDGSVDNANALRFEDKAGEEQVWIQAERNLDTHVKNDETRSVGGSQTVNITRDHSGKVAGTHFQATQLSHDEVIGGDFTQKVQGNLTLASGSSIKLVTGQSALILGANGTVTLQCNDFKIDALGSGQINTKGLLDLNLSTPQKHDDVAPTIDQIQAAVTKAFDQGKDK, from the coding sequence ATGAGCAATCGCATCACTGTTCAGTTACCTGCCGAGGGGCTGCTCTTCTGGAAAATTTCTGGTCGTGAAGCCCTGTCCGAAGCATTCTCCTTTACCCTGCAATTGCTCGGGACTGACGCGCGCATGGATCGCAGCCAGCTGCTCGGGAAACCGGTCACCGTCACCCTGCCAACCCAGGGCTTGTCCGGCAGCCGCTACCTTAACGGTAAAATCACCCGCGTCGCCGTAAGCGCCGTCGAGCTGAGCGGTACGCGTTATGCCGTTTACCAACTTACCGTAGAGTCGGATCTCTGGCCGATGAAGCGCGACCGCAACCTGCGTATTTTCCAGGGACAGACGGTGCCGCAAATCGTGAAAACCCTGCTGGGCGAATACCAGGTCAATATTGAAGATAAGCTGACAGGCAGCTACCGCACGTGGGAGTACTGCGTGCAGTACCAGGAGAGCAGCTTCGATTTCATCAGCCGTCTGATGGAGCTGGAAGGCATCGCCTACCATTTCAAGCATGAAGCGGACAAACACACGCTGGTGCTGACCGACGCGGCTACCCAACATCAACCTTTCAGCGGCTATGAATTTATTCCCTATCACCAGACCCCATCGGGCGGTAGCACCGATGAAGAGGGAATTAGCCAGTGGGCGCTGGAAGATAGCGTGACGCCAGGGATTTACAGCCTGGATGATTACGATTTCCGCAAACCGAACGCGTGGCTTTTCCAGGCGCGGCAAAACCCGAACTCTCCGTCGCCTGGCACGATTGATGTTTATGACTGGCCGGGCCGCTTCGTCGAGCATGGGCACGGTGAATTCTACGCCCGCATTCGCCAGGAGCGCTGGCAGGTTGAGCATCAGCAAATCGAAGGCACCGCCACGGCAATCGGAATTGCGCCGGGCTGCACGTTCCAGCTGACCAACGCCGCGTTCTTTAATGACAATGGCGAATACCTTGTCACCGCCGCGCACTACAACTTTGAAGAGAACCGCTACGCCAGCGGTGCCGACAGCCAGACAGTGCACCGCATCGACTTCAGCGTTATTCCCTCCTCGGTGGTGTTTCGCCCGCCGCAGCACACTCCCTGGCCGCGCACTTACGGCCCGCAGACCGCGCGCGTCGTTGGCCCACAGGGTGAGAGCATCTGGACGGATAAATATGGCCGCATAAAAGTGAAGTTCCACTGGGATCGGCTGGCGAAAGGCGATGACACCAGCTCCTGCTGGGTGCGCGTCTCCAGCGCCTGGGCCGGTCAGGGCTATGGCGGCGTACAGATCCCGCGCGTCGGCGACGAAGTCGTCATCGACTTTATCAACGGCGATCCGGACCGCCCGATTGTTACCGGCCGCGTTTACAACGAAGCGAGCATGCCGCCCTGGGCGCTGCCTGCCGCCGCAACGCAGATGGGCTTCCTCAGCCGCTCGAAAGATGGCTCGGTAGATAATGCCAACGCCCTGCGCTTTGAAGATAAAGCGGGCGAAGAGCAGGTGTGGATCCAGGCCGAGCGTAACCTTGATACCCATGTGAAAAACGATGAGACGCGCAGCGTTGGCGGCTCACAGACCGTCAACATCACGCGCGATCACAGCGGCAAAGTGGCCGGAACCCACTTCCAGGCGACGCAGCTTTCCCACGACGAGGTGATCGGTGGCGATTTTACGCAGAAAGTGCAGGGTAATCTGACACTTGCCTCTGGCTCCAGCATCAAACTCGTTACCGGACAATCAGCCCTGATACTGGGTGCCAACGGCACGGTCACACTGCAGTGCAATGATTTTAAAATCGATGCGCTGGGCAGTGGGCAGATTAATACCAAAGGATTGCTGGATTTGAACTTATCAACACCGCAAAAACATGACGATGTTGCCCCCACCATCGACCAAATCCAGGCCGCGGTTACAAAAGCATTTGATCAAGGGAAGGATAAATAA